The DNA segment TCTTTGGCACAATTACATCGCAAACACCGATTCAAATCACAAGATAGTGGCTAGTTAGAAGTGTCCTGTAGGCTTGTACCCATAACTGAAACATCTGTATATCACTATATTCGAACATCAAAAAACAATTTCTCTGCCCCTAGTACTCATCATCTTCATCTGTTCGTCGGGTGAATCTCCTCACAACAGCAGTTAAAGCAccaagaaacagaaacagagcaaaaacatcaaatccaCCTCCAACGCCGACGGCAACACTCGGACCAGgtgcaaagaaagaaaatggtgaCCAACCCCAGCCACCGTAGAAAGGTACACCATAACCATAACCGTACCCACCAACTAAAGGTGGTGCAACTGGAGGATTGACGTAAATGTTGGTCCTGCCAAATGAACTTAATCATGTCAATAGACTGGTAGATGATATCTTGCCTAGAATTTTATGCAGTTAAATTCTTAGATGGAAAATCAAAATTGGAAATGAAATCAAGTTAGAAAACCTAAAAGGAGCATTTTTTTAGTTCTTGGCCTCCATGCGTTTTTTATACAAGAGAAGCCAATACAATATCCATTACAGGCCTAATGGACTTGGGACAAAAGTGATCCAGTATTGAATACTCAGTATCGTCAATAATGAAAGACATGGTTGGTCGACTATGAGCACATCAACCATATCTTGAATTTGGCCCAATAGCATTTTATTGGTGCTCAAAGTAAGCAATCTCTTGTTGTTCTTTTTACATGTGAGGCAAAATATGTGGCTGTCACTTCATTGTATGTCAACGTCCTTTTTGATCGCAGAGTATGCTTAATCACAggtacttatatataaaataaaataatatgcttAATCACATCAATGTTCAAGTTGATGGGTCTACAAACATTTTTCTTTGTAATATTCCACCTATTGATTCAGCAAAGAATCCAATCACTCGTGAAAGAAGCAAGCACTTAGATACATGATTCCACTTTATTAGAGATGTCAGCCTTTTTGTTCAAGACAGAAGATCACGCAGTTGGCTCCCTCACAATTAAGAGAATGATGGGAAGGCAAAAATAACTGAATCTGGATTAGCAGGTTGTTGATGTTAATccaatgagtaatgttatacactACACTCTCGTCTTATTTTCATCCTACTAAGTAAGATATggtatatttatcatcattggaTGTTAAGGAAGCAttcaataaatgatcattcaatggtgataaatgtatcacatcttacttaatgaGATGAAAGTAATATAGTAGCGTGGAGTATAGAAATTTCCTAATCCAATTCTTCTAAAAATGTTGAGATTTAGTTCAAATTGCTCGACACTGTCCCAGAAGTCAATTGAATGTCAACTTTATCTTATATGGTGTCAAATATACTTAGGAATAGTGTTGTTGttgtttaatatttatacaGGATTAGTTTATTGTGGTTCTATTTAAATTCGTCCTTTAAAGTGGGTCAAGTTTGTCTTATCTTTGCGATCTAATATTAGTCCTATAAGAAATTGATTGATCTGTTGTACCATAGATATTAAGGTTATGAATCACCATCAGTGCGTACAACaacaatcaataaaatttcaGTTTTCCACCTACTTCTTTTGCCTCTGCCCTATCTTTCCCTATTCTTTATTGTGTTTGTCCCACTTTattatctcatttattattagtttgtttctctcttttccCAATATTATTGGTCACTCAAATTTTGGAGGATGCCTTGGCTACTGTGGTTTCCCTCTGGCAGCAAGGAAATATTATCATGTTGCAAAATTCTATTCTTCCTGATGTACCTGTGCTAGCCAGCATTGTGGAGGATGTAAGAACAAAGTCTGCTAATAGGAACATCTGCGACAAGTCATAGAATAGCGCACAGAAAATGCATATGATATTATCAAGCACGTTCAGCTAACATCTATTGGAGTTATTTCTCATCACAGTACCTTTCCTTGCTAAGAAAAAGTCCAGCACCTAGAATTATCCTTGTTACAAATAAGTTATAAAGGTACCAAAATCAATGGCCAAATTTAAATCAAAGAAACAGGACTGCAATTTCAAAATACCTAGAATTATTGTTGATTCTGGGGGCTGACCGAGGTGCTGATGGCCGGAAAGCCTGCCCGCCAACTCTTCCGCCAGTCTTGGCAGCAGATGCATCATGAACTGAGCCCAGTGTCAACACCCCAGCTGCCAGTGTTACTATGGCCAGCTTTCCCAACTGGTTCACACTCTTCCTGGGAAACCCAAATACCCAGCACACAATCTTCTCTCAGAAATGattgcaaaaagtaaaaacaggGTAAAAAAGAGAATCGGAAAGCATAGaatttccaattgaaggaaCTACCAAAAAGTGTGCGATTTGGTTGGGTGACATTACCCTCGAGAGTCGTCGTGTTCATGAGGTGGGTATCTGCATGAGATTGTTTTAACAGGGTAGAGAATCTTTGTCCTTGGTTTGTGGGTCGGTGGAGAGCTGAGGGCGTTGGTGAGGAAACTTTGCTGAGATGATGCAATGGACATGTTTGCCGTTGGATATAGCCTGTATCTAAATGCAGAATCGCTGTACTTGTGCTCCAACTCCAATTTTCAGTAGTAGTTTTCtgatagatttttatttttgcggTGACGTTGTTCTACTTGTGCACGGAACAATAGCCTCATCCTTTGCATGATCCTGAGTCTGCCGCTTGTAAAGATAGTAATGGCTAAAACTCATACAACCCGACCCCACATAGGTTGAGATTCGCAGGAGTAACATCTAGAAGTGCTTAAGAGAGTTTTGGCTCCTCATAAATTTCTTGATCGTTttaattaaggaaaatattttaatcacaaataaattatataaaaataattttataaattaatataatttattatgatttattagattataaaattattattaaataaatctaagataaaattatattaatttataaaattatttttatatgatttatttgtGAATATAACACTactctttaattataaaatattagattaCGTTTGGttacagttcaggtgagatgaaataaaatattttattaaaaattaaataaaattttattataatataattttttaatattaattttattttaaaatttgaaaatatcgaattatttattataatttatataagtgttttagaaaattataataattatataagatgaaataagataatttaattttgtttaaccAAACCGACTAAATGTATATTGATTCTGTATGTATTAAAAATATACACATGCATTAACTAATATATCATTAGAGTACTAACATTACGTAGTAATTAGATTGTAAGatatattttactataaaatagaTATCACATATcccatcaatttatttttacaaaatcttttaatagatttaacattttacaaaaataaactataaaataatattagatacaatcgTAATGTATAGAATGCACAAATATaacataatcatttttaaaaataattaaatctattgttacaaaatttatttttaatttaaaaaagattacAAACTTCCACACACTGTACACGATTATATCATTTGCCTCTTATTTCCAGCCTTTCCGGCTTTCCGTAATTAAAATGCGGGCATATGCTTCCACGCCTTGCATGACCATGTGGGCTTGTCGGACCAAAGTCAAAAAGATTTCACcggatctaaaaatatataaactgaattataaaatatttatctaatttatgggacaaaaataaatgttgaaaaaaatattaaatttgccATTTAAGGCATGGGAAGAGCAAGCTGGCGTTAAGTAAGGCATGCAAATGTGCCGTCCGTTGGGTAATTATCATCTCACAAATAGATAATATGATATTGAGGGCAAAACTAGTTCAAGAGAACAAATAGATAATGCGATATCGGAATGCCAATGGAGTTTCCAAGATGCATTTTTCCCAGATCCCAGAACATGACTCTCCCTAAAGATGGCATGATATCTTGCATACATCCCATACAACTTCGTAGCCATAAAACACATTTCAGCAATGAACCCCGTTCATTCTCAAAAGTTTTCCACATCCTCACCTCACAAGTGGAATGAGTAAATACTCAGCATAGAAGAGCtgcaaaaagaaacaagatATCCTATGATTAAGAAGAAAATAACGGAGCGAAATTAAATCGTTTCCAAGGTGCATACGCTACTAAATGCCTACTAACATGTGTAAACAGGACCATGGTCTTAGCTAGAGTCGGCTCATGTTAATCTAGCAGGTTTGAGGAGGGTTCGATATGCGATCAAGTTTGCTAACAGTTCATATTTATCGGTACACCACACTAGCAAAATGccaaaaatgatttgtataaccCAAATGTTGAAAGCTTTTTTACCCTCTACTGAGTAAGCAATCAGTAAATATAGGTTGGGTAGCATCTAGTCCTTACAGATCTGAGAATCAAACTCATTCAGTCAGCATTTGccagtcttcttcttcttcttcttattattattatgttaagAGATGGCAACCAGGTTTTAATTAACATACCGTGGAGAAATACCTTTCCTGGCCTTATGAAAATAGGTTATATGATTGAAAATTTAAGTGTTGATAGATAATACTAGCGTCCCAACTATGTGGTTGACCATACAAAGGGGCCCCTGCACAGGAACAGAACAGAAATGGCTGAGTCTTTGGTATAATAAAAGGTAGCACAAGTTACCTTCCAAATAAACATGTAGAAAGATGTGATTGCAGCTTTGTTGCTCAGATCAAAAGATTTGGCACGTCTCCAAAGGGTTGTAGCCAAAATTGCATGTCCCAAAACCTGAATCAAAGCAAAGATAGAATACCACATCAATACAACTTGGTATATTGTTCAGTCACTTTTGTTGCTTCGTGCAATAATTATGCAGCATGCGAGGGGAAAAAATTGGATCATACTCATAAATCTtagtattttcttctttttttatgagCATAACCATCACTCTTTTCAGTTACAATGCAGTTCTGAGATATAGAGTAGTTTTAGCCGTGTTTTCCAATATTTCACCGCTTTCTGCATTTAGAATCAAAGAGAGGGGAGAAACCAAGCCATGCAATAAACTCAAGAGGAATAAAGATTGTATATACCCTATAGATCATGGAACTTGCAAAACTGAACAGATTACCGTGATGACTCTACTCCAGAGGCAGCAAGATGATAGTCCCACTAAAAGAGCAACGCCATAAGCCATTTCAAGGAGTGCAATGCAAATCCAAAATACCTGGCCAATGTAAATCAGGAACAACCAATGGAAAAGATAGCACTTACAAGCTCCTACAAGATTTTGCACTTAAGGAACATGTTTCTTATTGAAAACTAACCCGCTTTTGACCCAAATGCACTGAAAAAGAGCGGATGCCATATATCTTATCTCCATCAATATCGGGTATGTCCTACCACCAAATCCAACAGTTAAAACTGAATGTAATACTTCAAGATATATTGGAttgaaaaaatacaaacttgaaatttaaatttatctacaCTTATAATACACCCTTCTTAAAACAGGATATGAGCTTTTACCTTGAATAATGCTATAACAACCGAAAAAAAGCTCATGAATGCAGTTGCGAAAATCAGTGGCCTTGAAAAGACAGCAGGTCTTTTGTATACATGGGTCTGGAAATGGAACGAGAATTAGTAACCAAACAATGGAAGCGCATCAAAATACACAGAAAAGATGATCTGAGCTAATTTGCCTTTTCTTTCTAGTTGTCAGGTATCAGttgctattttttgttttgaggtAATTGCCTGTGTGACGGACCAGGTATTGCATGAGATGGTGCAAGATTACAACTGGACttgaaataataatagataaacCTGAATATGTAGAAAAAATGCAAGCTGAACAATCACCGCCCGCACAACCACGATGCACATTGCAGCAACTACTGCAAATCTCTTCCATCTCAATAGGGGCAACTAAAATCaaagaatattttcaaataacaGCATGTTGTAATAGCAAATACCATCAATGGAAATTTTCCCAAGATGCAAGTAGTAACTAAACAAATGGAGCTGAAAAATAATTAAGGATTATCGTCTCGAAAAACGAACTTCAATTAATATATCACCATATCAAGCCATCCGATTACCTTTCCCAACTAAAACTACTAAAAGTCCCTTAACCAGAACCaaacattttctcttctttgtgTCGGTTTCTGATCTAAAATGGAACCATGTGTCACGCAGTGAGCACTCTCCTTTGGCATTTGCTGCAGAGGATTCTGCAGTATGATGTTTACAagcactttttgttttttgtttttttgtttttataagtaatgcATGCTAGCTCTTTAGGGTCTCTTTCATACGTTACCCATTGATTTGGGTCATATTCCTTCAGCAATATCTAATAAATTATCTGCTCATTGAAAATAagagttggtttttttttttctttttttctttctaggcGACAGGGAGGCAAATCAAGCTCAGATCTCACCCCCGAGGTACAGGGGTCATTGCCATTGGCCAAAGACCACTGGAAAAATGAAGTTTTGGTTACAAACACAGATGTATATGGTAATATGCTCATGCCTTGTACATGTGAACGGGTTGAGAATAACATATATGCTGGATTCTTTTGCACGTTTTCACTCTAAATTTTGGAGAAGCGGTTTATTTCTGATATTTATTCCTACAAGAGAATGAATGCGTCagtagaaaaaatttattttggctCAGGGTATAGATACACATCATATCAGAGTAACACAACTGCACCATACAGCTATATGAGGAGTTCAAAATCAAATCATTCATATGCGAGCAAAACCAACTCACATCTATCGAATAAGCAGTTCCAAGTAAAAAACTGATGACGAGAGCCCAAAACAATGGCCATGAACCAACAATCCATCCAAGCCAAAAACTCTgttagaaaagaaaggagataaTAAGCATGCATTCAGTCAAGAATCTAGATCAATGCTTGAAATTTTCAAGACCATGGAAAATGTATCCTGAATAATGGAATAAAGAGAGGAATCACAAAATTTTACctattcaaaatgaaaattcagGAGTATTCTAGTAGACTGTGAAttacatttaaaaatatatgggGCACCAACCTATTTCCTTGACATCTTTTAATTAGTAGTTTGGTCTCTACAAGTTCTGCATTAATCTTATTCAATATACTTTATTAAATGATGTTTACTCAAATAAAAGTTCCCTATTTATTCAACATACAACTTAAACATTCCAATTGAACATATTTCCAatattaatgaaaagaaaattgttttatAAAAGGTTTCATAACCTGTACCAAATGAAGAGAGCTGTGaacaaaaaataacttttaatacCAGAATGGAGAAAGACGTCACAATCATGAcaccggttgcaactgaatattCCCCTGATGCTAATGGAAGATATGGCTTGTTAACCTGAAATGAAACAACACGGTATAGAAATAGAATTTGACAGTCCCCATATGCTCCATGTATATTTTTTCCAGATATGAAATTCCAAGTAAGGTACAAAGAGTTTGAGGGAGAGAAGTGGGGTGGGAGAGGGGGTTATTTGAATGAACATATAGGTAAATTAGCTAGACTATGTTATCAGCTGGATATATGGTCTACAAGGAAATATCCTCCATTTTAATCACTGCAAATGATGGACCCTGGCCAGTACTTTCAGACAATAGTATCTTTCTCTGTCCTTAGGCTGCACAATGTTTGTTTCTTCATCATTGAAGTCACTGCAATGCTTTCAGTAGGATTCACTCATAAAACCTACCTTGTCTATATCAATGTCAGATAACTGATTCAGACCAACAATGTAAATGTTCATTAATAGAGCAGCAACCACGGCCTGAAAAGCAATACAAAGGTTTAAGATAATTAAAGGTATACATGTAATGTTCAAGTTGATATGATATTTGAGGCATCACCTCCACTACCCCAGTGAAAAACAATGGAGATATATCTGAGAGCCTCTCGACTGCAAGGAGAGAAACTGACATTATGCTTAATGCCTGCtgacagaaaagaaaaattaaagccTCTCccaaaattgaaaaagacaaaatgaagaagaaagaaaaaataaattcttgaaCCAATTAGATTCTGTATTAATTTTCAAGAACAGTTCCTTGTAATACTATCGACTTTCACTTAACTGTGCCTATGACCGTGTGTGGACGAGAAAACCGGTAAAAAGCAGCTAAGGAGTTTTTTAATGAGTCCCAAATGCTTTTTGGTTTATAAGCTTCAGGCTTGGACTCCAGAGGGTATCCAGAGGCTGCATTCACCAAGCATGTTTTATCATGCCTCTTGTAAAATTTAGTTCTTTCCTCAAAGCTTCTGATACTTTGCTCTAAAAGATGCTGCTGAGACCTGATGTCTGACTGTCTCTCCAGAATGTTACGTGCTCCGCATCTTGAAAACTTGACTACTAAATGAGATCCTACACTAACAGAAATTGGAATGGTAACACATCCTGGACTGAACCGAAAAGggcatattataaattaattccaaaagaaaaaaatatgacgaacgaacacacacacacattcttGAGATTTGGGGTCATACTTGGGATGAAAGCCTTCTGAAATCTATCAGCCCGTTCTCTCCCACCTGCTAATTATTGCAAATTTACAATCATATAATGCATCATATATACGTACCAAGTAACATCTGTACACTGATAATATCTCTAAGAATATAATTGGcaatccatgcatgcatgtatatatatatattaacattaacatatatatacattcttTATAAAAGGTGAGAAATGCCCAGATTATAAACAGCAGcttgctcttcttcttcttccttttttttatcctttcctAGAATACCGAAGTCAAAACGTGTGACAGCGTGAAAACAGAAGAAGCAAGGCCGCAAGAGAGAGAGCTACACGTAGTGACACGGTTAAAGCAAATCCAAAGCATCTAAAACCCAGTCAGGCAGAATGCCACAAAccccctcaaaaaaaaaaaaaaaaacacaaaatttgaagacATGTAAATTCAAGATTCAAAAATCAATCCATTGTTAACAAGAAGTGAACACAAATGATCACGTACGTACCAATACCAAGTGAAGAAGGTCTTGGGAAGGACCCAATAAGCATCGAATCCATTTTTAGATCTTGAATCAAGAAAGAGGCATGCAAAAGCTCGAAACCTATCTACCTCTCTCAAGGAACAAAAATGGGAGGTGATATTAAGGGCCTGATTAATGAGTTTAACAAAATGGTGACATTGAGAAATACTACGGTTAAGCTTACTGattctatatatgtatgtaaataTGACAAGACGTGGCCATGTACGTATGGGAGCACGTGGCGGCCACTTCGTTTCAGCCTACtttgtatagaattttccataAAGTTATAAACTCATAGCCACGTCCGTCCTTTTTCCCTCTTTGTTTTGCACGACTGTTTTACTTTTTCCGTAAATAATAAAAGCAAGTTATACCGAGATAGAGAGTTAAGGGATGCGTGATTTATGGCTACTCCGTTACTTTGTCACACTTCTTACGGAAAATATAccaattttgtttgaatttatagGCTTCGATTGAgatattttagctatttttaattaaataataaatatgataggACTCATCTTCTATATCCATTGTTTTAAAACATCTGCtagtttaaatagtaaaatgtcGCTAAAAtgttctattattatttattattttattattatttttatatattttttattattttatattagtattcaatattttttactattttttcattattatatacagaatatttaaaatcatcttattactcAAACGCAAtctaaatttaatttgaaacttAAGAGTTGAGAGTAATTTGATACTCAtcttaaaaacataataatattgATGGTATTAGACTAATGAAAGGGAGTTCTCAATTTGATCTAAAAGCCTCGCAATTCATTTGAcatcttaaacattttatcttttaatctaAAGTTgttaatgatattaaaaaataaataaaaaatatgtctcTCACATGTTTAAGatgataatttaattaattggggaggataaaaatttttcaatattacgagaaaatcattattttattatttataaaaaaaatcctatttatcactatttatattacatatcaacatataatttatttattttattcttttatttaaacatatatatttacatgtaTATAGCAGTTTTGAGCCTTTGTTGGACTTGTGATGGATTTTCATTATTGATTGGTATTTCAAGAATTTTACGTAcagttattttttatagatttttatatattttttatataattaatcaaattaattattttatattaaaaagtgatataaataatcatattaataaaatatataaaaataattatatataagagaaCTATTTCCACCGTCCAAAGACACAGTTATCATTGATGCATATTACCCCCGAGATCGAGTGATGCTGATTGCTGACCCCTCGACCCTCGATTAAAAACAAGCATGGTATTTACATACCGAATTAAATGATAAATGTCTTTTGAATGTAACTTGAGTTTACATAccgaattaatttataaaaacattttacaaaattaaatttataaatagtataaaataaatataacatgtaGCAAGAAATCATGCCAATATAACTGCAGTACTTATATTTTTCCATTCACTTGTAAATATGATTTTTCCTGTTTTTATGGTCTATTTGGATCTAACAAGCTTAAAATCATGGAGATAAGGAGATGCATTTGAGTAGAATAATTCAactagtttaaaaaataaaaaataaaatatagtgtgtgatatatagaaatgataaaagtgaattataaaaaataaatttaaattgttAATAAACTTGAAATGACTTGTCAAATGTAATATTATCATTATTGTACTCTAAAATGAATTGCCACGTCAtgtcaaataatttttataattactttatatatCTATTAGTTTCCATTCCAATACGccatgaaaaaatatttgagtttgatgattaaatttttaattactttgtaCTGTCTGTAAATTTGGCAAGAAAATGATAcaaga comes from the Carya illinoinensis cultivar Pawnee chromosome 8, C.illinoinensisPawnee_v1, whole genome shotgun sequence genome and includes:
- the LOC122274299 gene encoding uncharacterized protein LOC122274299, with product MSIASSQQSFLTNALSSPPTHKPRTKILYPVKTISCRYPPHEHDDSRGKSVNQLGKLAIVTLAAGVLTLGSVHDASAAKTGGRVGGQAFRPSAPRSAPRINNNSRTNIYVNPPVAPPLVGGYGYGYGVPFYGGWGWSPFSFFAPGPSVAVGVGGGFDVFALFLFLGALTAVVRRFTRRTDEDDEY
- the LOC122318015 gene encoding homogentisate phytyltransferase 1, chloroplastic-like isoform X2, which encodes MDSMLIGSFPRPSSLGIGGRERADRFQKAFIPRCVTIPISVSVGSHLVVKFSRCGARNILERQSDIRSQQHLLEQSIRSFEERTKFYKRHDKTCLVNAASGYPLESKPEAYKPKSIWDSLKNSLAAFYRFSRPHTVIGTALSIMSVSLLAVERLSDISPLFFTGVVEAVVAALLMNIYIVGLNQLSDIDIDKVNKPYLPLASGEYSVATGVMIVTSFSILSFWLGWIVGSWPLFWALVISFLLGTAYSIDLPLLRWKRFAVVAAMCIVVVRAVIVQLAFFLHIQTHVYKRPAVFSRPLIFATAFMSFFSVVIALFKDIPDIDGDKIYGIRSFSVHLGQKRVFWICIALLEMAYGVALLVGLSSCCLWSRVITVLGHAILATTLWRRAKSFDLSNKAAITSFYMFIWKLFYAEYLLIPLVR
- the LOC122318015 gene encoding homogentisate phytyltransferase 1, chloroplastic-like isoform X3, translated to MDSMLIGSFPRPSSLGIAGGRERADRFQKAFIPRSHLVVKFSRCGARNILERQSDIRSQQHLLEQSIRSFEERTKFYKRHDKTCLVNAASGYPLESKPEAYKPKSIWDSLKNSLAAFYRFSRPHTVIGTALSIMSVSLLAVERLSDISPLFFTGVVEAVVAALLMNIYIVGLNQLSDIDIDKVNKPYLPLASGEYSVATGVMIVTSFSILSFWLGWIVGSWPLFWALVISFLLGTAYSIDLPLLRWKRFAVVAAMCIVVVRAVIVQLAFFLHIQTHVYKRPAVFSRPLIFATAFMSFFSVVIALFKDIPDIDGDKIYGIRSFSVHLGQKRVFWICIALLEMAYGVALLVGLSSCCLWSRVITVLGHAILATTLWRRAKSFDLSNKAAITSFYMFIWKLFYAEYLLIPLVR
- the LOC122318015 gene encoding homogentisate phytyltransferase 1, chloroplastic-like isoform X1 is translated as MDSMLIGSFPRPSSLGIAGGRERADRFQKAFIPRCVTIPISVSVGSHLVVKFSRCGARNILERQSDIRSQQHLLEQSIRSFEERTKFYKRHDKTCLVNAASGYPLESKPEAYKPKSIWDSLKNSLAAFYRFSRPHTVIGTALSIMSVSLLAVERLSDISPLFFTGVVEAVVAALLMNIYIVGLNQLSDIDIDKVNKPYLPLASGEYSVATGVMIVTSFSILSFWLGWIVGSWPLFWALVISFLLGTAYSIDLPLLRWKRFAVVAAMCIVVVRAVIVQLAFFLHIQTHVYKRPAVFSRPLIFATAFMSFFSVVIALFKDIPDIDGDKIYGIRSFSVHLGQKRVFWICIALLEMAYGVALLVGLSSCCLWSRVITVLGHAILATTLWRRAKSFDLSNKAAITSFYMFIWKLFYAEYLLIPLVR
- the LOC122318015 gene encoding homogentisate phytyltransferase 1, chloroplastic-like isoform X4; translation: MDSMLIGSFPRPSSLGIGGRERADRFQKAFIPRSHLVVKFSRCGARNILERQSDIRSQQHLLEQSIRSFEERTKFYKRHDKTCLVNAASGYPLESKPEAYKPKSIWDSLKNSLAAFYRFSRPHTVIGTALSIMSVSLLAVERLSDISPLFFTGVVEAVVAALLMNIYIVGLNQLSDIDIDKVNKPYLPLASGEYSVATGVMIVTSFSILSFWLGWIVGSWPLFWALVISFLLGTAYSIDLPLLRWKRFAVVAAMCIVVVRAVIVQLAFFLHIQTHVYKRPAVFSRPLIFATAFMSFFSVVIALFKDIPDIDGDKIYGIRSFSVHLGQKRVFWICIALLEMAYGVALLVGLSSCCLWSRVITVLGHAILATTLWRRAKSFDLSNKAAITSFYMFIWKLFYAEYLLIPLVR
- the LOC122318015 gene encoding homogentisate phytyltransferase 1, chloroplastic-like isoform X5 encodes the protein MDSMLIGSFPRPSSLGIAGGRERADRFQKAFIPRCVTIPISVSVGSHLVVKFSRCGARNILERQSDIRSQQHLLEQSIRSFEERTKFYKRHDKTCLVNAASGYPLESKPEAYKPKSIWDSLKNSLAAFYRFSRPHTVIGTALSIMSVSLLAVERLSDISPLFFTGVVEAVVAALLMNIYIVGLNQLSDIDIDKVNKPYLPLASGEYSVATGVMIVTSFSILSFWLGWIVGSWPLFWALVISFLLGTAYSIDLPLLRWKRFAVVAAMCIVVVRAVIVQLAFFLHIQTHVYKRPAVFSRPLIFATAFMSFFSVVIALFKDIPDIDGDKIYGIRSFSVHLGQKRVFWICIALLEMAYGVALLVGLSSCCLWSRVITVICSVLQVP